From Streptomyces sp. TLI_235, a single genomic window includes:
- a CDS encoding protein SCO1/2, whose amino-acid sequence MAHTPRPKARLLGAAALAVAGALALTACSSSAGGDGGTAAAVHRASSSSAYQGSVLSKHFDKPDLVLTDTAGQPFDLRKQTAGRPVLLFFGYTSCPDVCPTTMGDIGVAMSKLSAEDQKKIDVVFVSTDPERDTPKVLRTWLDSMGKGFIGLTGDLAKVKTAARTVGVAVQDPVVNADGTVTSAHGAQVLAFLPSDDKAHVLFMGSSTVETYTHDLALLARGVPA is encoded by the coding sequence ATGGCCCACACCCCCCGCCCGAAGGCCCGGCTGCTCGGCGCCGCCGCACTGGCCGTCGCCGGCGCGCTCGCCCTCACCGCCTGCTCCTCCTCCGCAGGCGGCGACGGCGGCACGGCCGCCGCCGTGCACCGGGCGAGCAGCTCGTCCGCGTACCAGGGCAGCGTGCTCAGCAAGCACTTCGACAAGCCCGACCTGGTGCTGACCGACACCGCAGGGCAGCCGTTCGACCTGCGCAAGCAGACCGCCGGCCGGCCGGTGCTGCTCTTCTTCGGCTACACCAGCTGCCCCGACGTCTGCCCGACCACCATGGGCGACATTGGTGTCGCGATGTCCAAGCTGTCCGCCGAGGACCAGAAGAAGATCGACGTCGTGTTCGTCTCCACCGACCCCGAGCGGGACACCCCGAAGGTGCTGCGCACCTGGCTGGACTCGATGGGCAAGGGCTTCATCGGCCTGACCGGCGACCTGGCGAAGGTGAAGACCGCCGCCCGGACGGTCGGCGTGGCCGTGCAGGACCCGGTGGTCAACGCCGACGGCACGGTCACCTCCGCGCACGGCGCCCAGGTGCTGGCCTTCCTGCCGTCCGACGACAAGGCGCACGTCCTCTTCATGGGCAGCAGCACCGTCGAGACCTACACCCACGACCTGGCCCTGCTCGCCCGGGGGGTGCCGGCATGA
- a CDS encoding copper transport protein: MPRRVASLLAVLAAAVAVLFGGAGTAAAHATLVSTDPAQGAVTATAPAAVTLTFSEGVSLTADSVRVLDPAGKQVDNGDAAHADGKEASARVTLRSGLGNGTYTVAWRAVSEDSHPVGGAFTFSIGAPSDTTVSASSVQGAEPDAVVAAAYGTARTVAYAAFALLVGAAAFVLICWPRGVAVHRVQRLLMTGWIALLVSTVAVLLLRGPYERGTGLSQAFDLSLVRATLDERIGTALAARLLLLAAGGVFLSLLVGQLGQDHAPEEAADPADAAEPPESRAEDGEEAELRALERRAAERPLRDARLGLGVGGAVLAVALSATWVGADHSSVGIQVPLALPTAALHLLAMALWLGGLATLLVGLRHGVPTAAVERFSKLALGAVTVLTVTGVYQSWRGLGSWGALVDTEYGRLLLIKTGLVAGMVGLAWISRAWVARLRTAGEAADGEAADGEAEQEAGAEAAVGSKQATGAAAQGGDDPARRAQLARQQAARDKATERRTRDGVPARAGLRRTVLVESVVAVAVLVVTTMLTNSPPGRVAEAVAATSQSPAAGASTVPGRTVELKLPYDTGGSTPNAKGTATVTVNPVATGPNEVTLKLDDKAGKPVEVPEVQLAFTLPDRDLGPLPVTPAPQGTGRWSGTAQLPLAGNWVVSVTVRSSDIDQSTATEQLKVG, encoded by the coding sequence ATGCCGAGGAGAGTCGCGTCGCTGCTGGCCGTCCTGGCGGCGGCCGTCGCCGTTCTGTTCGGCGGCGCCGGCACCGCCGCCGCGCACGCCACGCTGGTCTCCACCGACCCGGCGCAGGGGGCGGTCACCGCCACCGCGCCCGCCGCGGTCACCCTCACCTTCAGCGAGGGCGTCTCGCTGACCGCCGACTCCGTGCGGGTGCTCGACCCGGCCGGCAAGCAGGTGGACAACGGCGACGCGGCCCACGCCGACGGCAAGGAGGCCAGCGCCCGGGTGACGCTGCGTTCCGGGCTCGGCAACGGCACCTACACCGTCGCCTGGCGGGCCGTCTCCGAGGACTCCCACCCGGTCGGCGGCGCCTTCACCTTCTCGATCGGCGCGCCCTCGGACACCACGGTCTCCGCCTCCTCGGTGCAGGGCGCCGAGCCGGACGCCGTGGTCGCCGCCGCGTACGGCACGGCCCGGACGGTCGCCTACGCGGCCTTCGCGCTGCTGGTCGGCGCCGCCGCGTTCGTGCTGATCTGCTGGCCTCGCGGGGTCGCGGTGCACCGGGTGCAGCGGCTGCTGATGACCGGCTGGATCGCGCTGCTGGTCTCCACCGTCGCGGTGCTGCTCCTGCGCGGCCCGTACGAGCGCGGCACCGGGCTCTCCCAGGCCTTCGACCTCTCACTGGTGCGGGCCACCCTGGACGAGCGGATCGGCACCGCGCTGGCCGCCCGGCTGCTGCTGCTCGCCGCCGGCGGCGTCTTCCTCTCGCTGCTGGTCGGCCAGCTCGGCCAGGACCACGCGCCGGAGGAGGCCGCGGACCCGGCGGATGCCGCCGAGCCGCCGGAGAGCCGTGCCGAGGACGGCGAGGAGGCGGAGCTGCGCGCGCTGGAGCGGCGCGCCGCCGAGCGGCCGCTGCGGGACGCCCGGCTGGGCCTGGGCGTCGGCGGGGCGGTGCTCGCCGTCGCGCTGAGCGCGACCTGGGTGGGCGCCGACCACTCCTCGGTCGGCATCCAGGTGCCGCTTGCGCTGCCCACGGCCGCCCTGCACCTGCTCGCGATGGCGCTCTGGCTGGGCGGTCTGGCCACGCTGCTGGTCGGGCTGCGGCACGGCGTGCCGACCGCGGCGGTGGAGCGGTTCTCCAAGCTGGCGCTGGGCGCGGTGACGGTGCTGACCGTGACCGGCGTCTACCAGTCCTGGCGCGGACTGGGCAGCTGGGGGGCGCTGGTCGACACCGAGTACGGGCGGCTGCTGCTGATCAAGACCGGCCTGGTCGCCGGGATGGTCGGCCTCGCCTGGATCTCCCGCGCCTGGGTCGCCCGGCTCCGGACCGCCGGCGAGGCGGCGGACGGAGAAGCGGCGGACGGAGAGGCGGAGCAGGAGGCCGGGGCCGAGGCGGCCGTCGGCAGCAAGCAGGCCACCGGGGCCGCCGCGCAGGGCGGCGACGACCCGGCGCGGCGCGCCCAGCTGGCCCGCCAGCAGGCCGCCCGCGACAAGGCCACCGAGCGGCGCACCCGGGACGGTGTGCCGGCCCGGGCCGGGCTGCGGCGGACGGTGCTGGTGGAGTCGGTGGTCGCGGTAGCCGTGCTGGTGGTGACGACCATGCTGACCAACTCACCGCCCGGCCGGGTGGCCGAGGCGGTCGCCGCGACCTCGCAGTCGCCGGCGGCCGGGGCGAGCACGGTGCCGGGCCGGACGGTGGAGCTGAAGCTGCCGTACGACACCGGCGGCAGCACCCCGAACGCCAAGGGCACCGCCACGGTGACGGTCAACCCGGTCGCGACCGGTCCGAACGAGGTCACGCTGAAGCTGGACGACAAGGCGGGCAAGCCGGTCGAGGTGCCGGAGGTGCAGCTCGCCTTCACCCTGCCGGACCGCGACCTCGGGCCGCTGCCGGTGACGCCTGCGCCGCAGGGCACCGGGCGCTGGTCGGGCACCGCCCAGCTGCCGCTCGCCGGAAACTGGGTGGTGTCGGTGACCGTCCGCTCCTCGGACATCGACCAGAGCACGGCCACCGAACAGCTGAAGGTCGGCTGA
- a CDS encoding prephenate dehydratase, with protein MSATRYTYLGPEGTFTEAALRTLPEAATRELVPFASVPAALDAVRAGEAAGAFVPVENSVEGAVTATSDELASGAPLMIYREVLLPITFALLVRPGTSLADVKTVTSHPVAQPQVRRWLAANLPDAQWEAAASNADGARLVQEGRFDGAFAGEFAAALYGLEPLVSDIHDAANATTRFLLVGRPGRVSSPTGLDKTSMVVWLPDDHPGALLELLQEFAVRGINLMRIESRPTGEGMGNYCFLIDCEGHLSERRVSEALMGLKRICPQVRFLGSYPRADRGSQRPVRPGTSDADFSEAADWLSRCLDGRGEI; from the coding sequence ATGTCGGCGACCCGCTACACCTATCTCGGGCCGGAAGGCACCTTCACCGAGGCCGCCCTGCGCACGCTGCCGGAGGCGGCGACCCGGGAGCTGGTGCCGTTCGCCTCCGTCCCGGCGGCGCTCGACGCCGTGCGGGCGGGCGAGGCCGCGGGCGCGTTCGTGCCGGTGGAGAACTCGGTGGAGGGCGCGGTCACCGCGACCAGTGACGAACTGGCCTCCGGTGCGCCGCTGATGATCTACCGCGAGGTGCTGCTGCCGATCACCTTCGCGCTGCTGGTGCGGCCGGGCACCTCGCTGGCCGACGTCAAGACCGTCACCAGCCACCCGGTGGCGCAGCCGCAGGTGCGGCGCTGGCTGGCGGCGAACCTGCCGGACGCGCAGTGGGAGGCGGCGGCGTCCAATGCGGACGGTGCCCGGCTGGTCCAGGAGGGCCGGTTCGACGGTGCCTTCGCCGGTGAGTTCGCGGCGGCGCTGTACGGGCTGGAGCCGCTGGTCAGCGACATCCACGACGCGGCGAACGCGACCACCCGCTTCCTGCTGGTGGGCCGGCCGGGGCGGGTCTCCTCGCCGACGGGGCTGGACAAGACCTCGATGGTGGTCTGGCTGCCGGACGACCACCCGGGTGCGCTGCTGGAGCTGCTGCAGGAGTTCGCGGTGCGCGGCATCAACCTGATGCGCATCGAGTCCCGGCCCACCGGCGAGGGCATGGGCAACTACTGCTTCCTGATCGACTGCGAGGGGCACCTGAGCGAGCGGCGGGTCAGCGAGGCCCTAATGGGCCTGAAGCGGATCTGCCCGCAGGTGCGGTTCCTCGGCTCGTACCCGCGGGCGGACCGGGGCAGCCAGCGGCCGGTGCGGCCGGGCACGTCCGACGCGGACTTCTCCGAGGCGGCGGACTGGCTGTCGCGCTGCCTCGACGGCCGCGGGGAGATCTGA
- a CDS encoding seryl-tRNA synthetase, giving the protein MRASQRVRGEDVDIVDALLSADERRRSSGSRFDELRNEQKSLGKLVAKAQGEEKAALLQRTKDLAAEVKAADAEQNEAKEEADRLVRSLANLIDPAAPVGGEEDFVTLEEVGTPRDFAAEGFEPRDHVELGQLLGAIDTERGAKVAGARSYYLTGVGALLELALVNMAMAQATAAGFTAMITPALVRPAAMDGTGFLGQAAENVYFLAEEERYLVGTSEVPLAAYHMDEILDGDRLPLRYAGFSSCFRREAGTYGKDTRGIIRVHQFEKVEMFVFTSPEEAEAEHRRLLQWEKDFLNALELPYRVIDVASGDLGASAARKFDIEAWIPTQGKYREVTSTSNTTEYQSRRLSIRMREEGKVRPLATLNGTLVAVPRTIVAILENHQQADGSVVVPEALRPFLGGRTVIEPVAK; this is encoded by the coding sequence GTGCGCGCCTCGCAGCGCGTCCGTGGTGAGGACGTCGACATCGTCGACGCCCTCCTCTCCGCCGACGAACGGCGCCGGTCCTCGGGCAGTCGCTTCGACGAGCTCCGCAACGAGCAGAAGTCGCTCGGCAAGCTGGTCGCCAAGGCCCAGGGCGAGGAGAAGGCGGCGCTGCTCCAGCGCACCAAGGACCTCGCCGCCGAGGTGAAGGCCGCCGACGCCGAGCAGAACGAGGCCAAGGAGGAGGCGGACCGCCTGGTCCGCTCGCTGGCGAACCTCATCGACCCGGCCGCCCCGGTCGGCGGCGAGGAGGACTTCGTCACGCTGGAGGAGGTCGGCACCCCGCGCGACTTCGCCGCCGAGGGCTTCGAGCCGCGCGACCACGTCGAGCTGGGCCAGCTGCTCGGCGCCATCGACACCGAGCGCGGCGCCAAGGTCGCCGGCGCCCGTTCGTACTACCTGACCGGCGTCGGCGCGCTGCTGGAGCTCGCCCTGGTCAACATGGCGATGGCGCAGGCCACCGCGGCCGGCTTCACCGCCATGATCACCCCTGCCCTGGTCCGCCCGGCCGCCATGGACGGCACCGGATTCCTCGGCCAGGCCGCCGAGAACGTCTACTTCCTCGCCGAGGAGGAGCGCTACCTGGTCGGCACGAGCGAGGTCCCGCTCGCCGCCTACCACATGGACGAGATCCTCGACGGCGACCGGCTGCCGCTGCGCTACGCGGGCTTCTCCTCCTGCTTCCGCCGCGAGGCCGGCACCTACGGCAAGGACACCCGCGGCATCATCCGGGTGCACCAGTTCGAGAAGGTGGAGATGTTCGTCTTCACCTCGCCGGAGGAGGCCGAGGCGGAGCACCGCCGACTGCTCCAGTGGGAGAAGGACTTCCTGAACGCGCTGGAGCTGCCCTACCGGGTGATCGACGTCGCCTCGGGCGACCTCGGCGCCTCCGCCGCGCGGAAGTTCGACATCGAGGCGTGGATCCCGACCCAGGGCAAGTACCGCGAGGTCACCTCGACCTCCAACACGACCGAGTACCAGTCGCGCCGGCTCTCCATCCGGATGCGCGAGGAGGGCAAGGTCCGCCCGCTGGCGACGCTGAACGGCACGCTGGTCGCCGTCCCGCGCACCATCGTGGCGATCCTGGAGAACCACCAGCAGGCCGACGGGTCGGTGGTCGTGCCCGAGGCACTGCGGCCCTTCCTCGGCGGCCGCACGGTGATCGAGCCCGTCGCCAAGTGA